A genomic region of Hirundo rustica isolate bHirRus1 chromosome 12, bHirRus1.pri.v3, whole genome shotgun sequence contains the following coding sequences:
- the SLMAP gene encoding sarcolemmal membrane-associated protein isoform X2: MPSALAIFTCRPNSHPFQERHVYLDEPVKIGRSVARCRPAQNNATFDCKVLSRNHALVWFDHKTGKFYLQDTKSSNGTFINSQRLSRGSEESPPCEIMSGDVIQFGVDVTENTRKVTHGCIVSTIKLFLPDGMEARFRSDVIHAPLPSPVDKVAANTPSMYSQELFQLSQYLQEALHREQMLEQKLATLQRLLAVTQEASDTSWQALIDEDRLLSRLEVMGNQLQACSKNQTEDSIRKELIALQEDKHNYETTAKESLRRVLQEKIEVVRKLSEVERSLSNTEDECTHLKEMNERTQEELRELANKYNGAVNEIKDLSDKLKVAEGRQEEIQQKGLAEKKELQHKIDEMEEREQELQAKIEALQADNDFTNERLTALQVRLEHLQEKTLKEHNSLGVQVDDFIPKINGSTEKEHFLSKSGGDCTFIHQFIECQNKIIDEGHLTKEEETKLLKENQARVKESNDFSDTLSPSKEKSSDDTTDAQMDDQDLNEPIVKVALLKDELQGAQSETEAKQEIQQLHKDLIEAQELARTSKQKCFELQALLEEERKAYRVQVEESNKQINALQAQLRRLQEEIENLRKEKENEISSTRNELVSAQNEILSLQKVAEKAASERDTDISALQTELQTVRTELERWRKDASDYEKEIVNLQASFQLRCQQCEEQQKEEASRLKGELEKLKAEWIALEAECVKLRKENTSLTSELQRQEKELSSSQKQSLALTSDISVLEMSRKELENQMGSLREKHQRDAASLKTQLSEAESQAKDFQKEYERTQTMLSELKAKYEVAEQQNQSLAEELKQCKENLKLLHEKGNNPSILQPVPAVFIGLILAFLYWCYGPLW; this comes from the exons ttctaTCTTCAAGACACTAAAAGTAGTAATGGTACCTTTATTAATAGTCAGAGACTGAGTAGAGGATCTGAGGAAAGCCCACCATGTGAAATTATGTCAGGTGATGTCATCCAGTTTGGTGTAGACGTGACAGAGAACACACGGAAAG tTACCCATGGATGTATAGTCTCCACAATCAAACTGTTCCTTCCAGATGGAATGGAAGCTCGATTCCGATCAGA tgtTATCCATGCTCCATTACCAAGTCCTGTTGACAAG GTTGCTGCTAACACTCCCAGTATGTATTCTCAGGAATTGTTTCAGCTTTCACAGTATCTACAA GAAGCCTTACATCGGGAACAAATGTTGGAACAGAAGCTGGCAACCCTTCAGCGACTACTTGCTGTCACACAAGAGGCTTCAGATACTAGTTGGCAG gCTTTAATAGATGAAGACAGGCTGCTATCGAGACTAGAGGTTATGGGAAATCAGTTACAGGCTTGTTCAAAG AATCAAACAGAAGACAGTATACGAAAAGAGCTTATAGCATTACAGGAGGACAAACACAACTATGAGACAACAGCCAAAGAGTCCCTGAGGCGGGTCCTTCAGGAGAAAATTGAAGTGGTCAGAAAATTGTCTGAAGTGGAG CGGAGTTTAAGTAATACAGAAGATGAATGTACACACCTGAAAGAAATGAATGAGCGGACTCAGGAAGAATTAAGGGAATTAGCTAATAAGTACAATGGAGctgtaaatgaaattaaagatcTTTCTGACAAGCTAAAG GTAGCAGAAGGAAGACAAGAAGAAATCCAACAAAAAGGACTGGCTGAGAAAAAGGAATTGCAGCATAAAATAGAtgaaatggaagaaagagaGCAAGAGCTTCAAGCAAAAATAGAAGCTCTGCAAGCCGATAATGACTTTACTAATGAGCGGCTGACTGCTTTACAAG TACGGTTAGAACACCTTCAAGAGAAAACTCTTAAAGAACACAACAGCTTAG GCGTACAAGTTGACGACTTCATACCTAAAATTAATGGGAGCACAGAAAAAG AGCACTTTCTTTCAAAGAGTGGAGGGGACTGCACTTTTATTCATCAGTTCATAGAATGTCAGA ACAAGATCATAGATGAAGGACATCTAAccaaagaggaagaaacaaagcttttgaaag AGAACCAAGCACGAGTCAAAGAATCAAATGATTTTTCTGACACTCTTAGCCcgagcaaagaaaaaagcagcGACGACACTACAG atgctCAAATGGATGACCAAGATCTAAATGAACCTATTGTCAAAGTAGCTCTTCTAAAAG ATGAATTGCAGGGTGCACAATCAGAGACTGAGGCTAAGCAAGAAATTCAGCAACTGCACAAGGATCTGATTGAAGCCCAAGAGCTAGCTAGGACAAGTaaacaaaaatgctttgaaCTTCAAG CTCTcctggaagaagagagaaaagcatATCGAGTGCAAGTTGAAGAATCCAATAAGCAAATAAATGCTCTGCAAG CTCAGTTGCGAAGGTTACAAGAAGAAATTGAGAATCTTCgcaaggaaaaggagaatgaaATTTCAAGCACTCGAAATGAATTAGTCAGTGCTCAAAATGAGATTCTGTCACTTCAAAAAGtagcagaaaaagcagcatcCGAACGAGACACAGATATTTCTGCATTGCAAACTGAGCTGCAGACTGTGCGAACGGAGCTGGAACGGTGGAGGAAAGATGCCTCGgattatgaaaaagaaattgtcaATCTGCAAGCCAGTTTTCAGCTCAGATGCCAgcagtgtgaggagcagcagaaggaggAGGCCTCTCGCCTAAAAG GTGAACTTGAAAAGTTGAAGGCAGAGTGGATTGCTCTGGAAGCTGAATGTGTTAaactgaggaaggaaaatacTTCACTTACATCTGAACTTCAGCGACAAGAGAAGGAGCTTTCCAG ctctcAGAAACAGAGTTTAGCACTAACCAGTGATATAAGTGTCCTTGAAATGTCTCGAAAGGAGCTTGAAAATCAGATGGGATCTTTGAGAGAAAAACATCAGCGGGATGCAGCCAGTCTGAAAACTCAACTGAGTGAAGCTGAAAGTCAAGCAAAAGATTTTCAGAAGGAG TATGAAAGAACACAGACTATGCTCTCGGAGCTGAAGGCAAAGTATGAGGTGGCAGAACAACAAAACCAGTCACTGGCAGAAGAGCTCAAACAATGTAAAGAAAACCTGAAGCTGCTacatgaaaaaggaaacaat CCTTCCATATTACAACCCGTCCCAGCCGTATTCATCGGCCTAATCCTGGCTTTCCTGTATTGGTGTTACGGCCCATTGTGGTAG
- the SLMAP gene encoding sarcolemmal membrane-associated protein isoform X7, with protein MPSALAIFTCRPNSHPFQERHVYLDEPVKIGRSVARCRPAQNNATFDCKVLSRNHALVWFDHKTGKFYLQDTKSSNGTFINSQRLSRGSEESPPCEIMSGDVIQFGVDVTENTRKVTHGCIVSTIKLFLPDGMEARFRSDVIHAPLPSPVDKVAANTPSMYSQELFQLSQYLQEALHREQMLEQKLATLQRLLAVTQEASDTSWQALIDEDRLLSRLEVMGNQLQACSKNQTEDSIRKELIALQEDKHNYETTAKESLRRVLQEKIEVVRKLSEVERSLSNTEDECTHLKEMNERTQEELRELANKYNGAVNEIKDLSDKLKVAEGRQEEIQQKGLAEKKELQHKIDEMEEREQELQAKIEALQADNDFTNERLTALQVRLEHLQEKTLKEHNSLGVQVDDFIPKINGSTEKDKIIDEGHLTKEEETKLLKENQARVKESNDFSDTLSPSKEKSSDDTTDAQMDDQDLNEPIVKVALLKDELQGAQSETEAKQEIQQLHKDLIEAQELARTSKQKCFELQALLEEERKAYRVQVEESNKQINALQAQLRRLQEEIENLRKEKENEISSTRNELVSAQNEILSLQKVAEKAASERDTDISALQTELQTVRTELERWRKDASDYEKEIVNLQASFQLRCQQCEEQQKEEASRLKGELEKLKAEWIALEAECVKLRKENTSLTSELQRQEKELSSSQKQSLALTSDISVLEMSRKELENQMGSLREKHQRDAASLKTQLSEAESQAKDFQKEYERTQTMLSELKAKYEVAEQQNQSLAEELKQCKENLKLLHEKGNNPSILQPVPAVFIGLILAFLYWCYGPLW; from the exons ttctaTCTTCAAGACACTAAAAGTAGTAATGGTACCTTTATTAATAGTCAGAGACTGAGTAGAGGATCTGAGGAAAGCCCACCATGTGAAATTATGTCAGGTGATGTCATCCAGTTTGGTGTAGACGTGACAGAGAACACACGGAAAG tTACCCATGGATGTATAGTCTCCACAATCAAACTGTTCCTTCCAGATGGAATGGAAGCTCGATTCCGATCAGA tgtTATCCATGCTCCATTACCAAGTCCTGTTGACAAG GTTGCTGCTAACACTCCCAGTATGTATTCTCAGGAATTGTTTCAGCTTTCACAGTATCTACAA GAAGCCTTACATCGGGAACAAATGTTGGAACAGAAGCTGGCAACCCTTCAGCGACTACTTGCTGTCACACAAGAGGCTTCAGATACTAGTTGGCAG gCTTTAATAGATGAAGACAGGCTGCTATCGAGACTAGAGGTTATGGGAAATCAGTTACAGGCTTGTTCAAAG AATCAAACAGAAGACAGTATACGAAAAGAGCTTATAGCATTACAGGAGGACAAACACAACTATGAGACAACAGCCAAAGAGTCCCTGAGGCGGGTCCTTCAGGAGAAAATTGAAGTGGTCAGAAAATTGTCTGAAGTGGAG CGGAGTTTAAGTAATACAGAAGATGAATGTACACACCTGAAAGAAATGAATGAGCGGACTCAGGAAGAATTAAGGGAATTAGCTAATAAGTACAATGGAGctgtaaatgaaattaaagatcTTTCTGACAAGCTAAAG GTAGCAGAAGGAAGACAAGAAGAAATCCAACAAAAAGGACTGGCTGAGAAAAAGGAATTGCAGCATAAAATAGAtgaaatggaagaaagagaGCAAGAGCTTCAAGCAAAAATAGAAGCTCTGCAAGCCGATAATGACTTTACTAATGAGCGGCTGACTGCTTTACAAG TACGGTTAGAACACCTTCAAGAGAAAACTCTTAAAGAACACAACAGCTTAG GCGTACAAGTTGACGACTTCATACCTAAAATTAATGGGAGCACAGAAAAAG ACAAGATCATAGATGAAGGACATCTAAccaaagaggaagaaacaaagcttttgaaag AGAACCAAGCACGAGTCAAAGAATCAAATGATTTTTCTGACACTCTTAGCCcgagcaaagaaaaaagcagcGACGACACTACAG atgctCAAATGGATGACCAAGATCTAAATGAACCTATTGTCAAAGTAGCTCTTCTAAAAG ATGAATTGCAGGGTGCACAATCAGAGACTGAGGCTAAGCAAGAAATTCAGCAACTGCACAAGGATCTGATTGAAGCCCAAGAGCTAGCTAGGACAAGTaaacaaaaatgctttgaaCTTCAAG CTCTcctggaagaagagagaaaagcatATCGAGTGCAAGTTGAAGAATCCAATAAGCAAATAAATGCTCTGCAAG CTCAGTTGCGAAGGTTACAAGAAGAAATTGAGAATCTTCgcaaggaaaaggagaatgaaATTTCAAGCACTCGAAATGAATTAGTCAGTGCTCAAAATGAGATTCTGTCACTTCAAAAAGtagcagaaaaagcagcatcCGAACGAGACACAGATATTTCTGCATTGCAAACTGAGCTGCAGACTGTGCGAACGGAGCTGGAACGGTGGAGGAAAGATGCCTCGgattatgaaaaagaaattgtcaATCTGCAAGCCAGTTTTCAGCTCAGATGCCAgcagtgtgaggagcagcagaaggaggAGGCCTCTCGCCTAAAAG GTGAACTTGAAAAGTTGAAGGCAGAGTGGATTGCTCTGGAAGCTGAATGTGTTAaactgaggaaggaaaatacTTCACTTACATCTGAACTTCAGCGACAAGAGAAGGAGCTTTCCAG ctctcAGAAACAGAGTTTAGCACTAACCAGTGATATAAGTGTCCTTGAAATGTCTCGAAAGGAGCTTGAAAATCAGATGGGATCTTTGAGAGAAAAACATCAGCGGGATGCAGCCAGTCTGAAAACTCAACTGAGTGAAGCTGAAAGTCAAGCAAAAGATTTTCAGAAGGAG TATGAAAGAACACAGACTATGCTCTCGGAGCTGAAGGCAAAGTATGAGGTGGCAGAACAACAAAACCAGTCACTGGCAGAAGAGCTCAAACAATGTAAAGAAAACCTGAAGCTGCTacatgaaaaaggaaacaat CCTTCCATATTACAACCCGTCCCAGCCGTATTCATCGGCCTAATCCTGGCTTTCCTGTATTGGTGTTACGGCCCATTGTGGTAG
- the SLMAP gene encoding sarcolemmal membrane-associated protein isoform X15 gives MPSALAIFTCRPNSHPFQERHVYLDEPVKIGRSVARCRPAQNNATFDCKVLSRNHALVWFDHKTGKFYLQDTKSSNGTFINSQRLSRGSEESPPCEIMSGDVIQFGVDVTENTRKVTHGCIVSTIKLFLPDGMEARFRSDVIHAPLPSPVDKVAANTPSMYSQELFQLSQYLQEALHREQMLEQKLATLQRLLAVTQEASDTSWQALIDEDRLLSRLEVMGNQLQACSKNQTEDSIRKELIALQEDKHNYETTAKESLRRVLQEKIEVVRKLSEVERSLSNTEDECTHLKEMNERTQEELRELANKYNGAVNEIKDLSDKLKVAEGRQEEIQQKGLAEKKELQHKIDEMEEREQELQAKIEALQADNDFTNERLTALQDKIIDEGHLTKEEETKLLKENQARVKESNDFSDTLSPSKEKSSDDTTDAQMDDQDLNEPIVKVALLKDELQGAQSETEAKQEIQQLHKDLIEAQELARTSKQKCFELQALLEEERKAYRVQVEESNKQINALQAQLRRLQEEIENLRKEKENEISSTRNELVSAQNEILSLQKVAEKAASERDTDISALQTELQTVRTELERWRKDASDYEKEIVNLQASFQLRCQQCEEQQKEEASRLKGELEKLKAEWIALEAECVKLRKENTSLTSELQRQEKELSSSQKQSLALTSDISVLEMSRKELENQMGSLREKHQRDAASLKTQLSEAESQAKDFQKEYERTQTMLSELKAKYEVAEQQNQSLAEELKQCKENLKLLHEKGNNPSILQPVPAVFIGLILAFLYWCYGPLW, from the exons ttctaTCTTCAAGACACTAAAAGTAGTAATGGTACCTTTATTAATAGTCAGAGACTGAGTAGAGGATCTGAGGAAAGCCCACCATGTGAAATTATGTCAGGTGATGTCATCCAGTTTGGTGTAGACGTGACAGAGAACACACGGAAAG tTACCCATGGATGTATAGTCTCCACAATCAAACTGTTCCTTCCAGATGGAATGGAAGCTCGATTCCGATCAGA tgtTATCCATGCTCCATTACCAAGTCCTGTTGACAAG GTTGCTGCTAACACTCCCAGTATGTATTCTCAGGAATTGTTTCAGCTTTCACAGTATCTACAA GAAGCCTTACATCGGGAACAAATGTTGGAACAGAAGCTGGCAACCCTTCAGCGACTACTTGCTGTCACACAAGAGGCTTCAGATACTAGTTGGCAG gCTTTAATAGATGAAGACAGGCTGCTATCGAGACTAGAGGTTATGGGAAATCAGTTACAGGCTTGTTCAAAG AATCAAACAGAAGACAGTATACGAAAAGAGCTTATAGCATTACAGGAGGACAAACACAACTATGAGACAACAGCCAAAGAGTCCCTGAGGCGGGTCCTTCAGGAGAAAATTGAAGTGGTCAGAAAATTGTCTGAAGTGGAG CGGAGTTTAAGTAATACAGAAGATGAATGTACACACCTGAAAGAAATGAATGAGCGGACTCAGGAAGAATTAAGGGAATTAGCTAATAAGTACAATGGAGctgtaaatgaaattaaagatcTTTCTGACAAGCTAAAG GTAGCAGAAGGAAGACAAGAAGAAATCCAACAAAAAGGACTGGCTGAGAAAAAGGAATTGCAGCATAAAATAGAtgaaatggaagaaagagaGCAAGAGCTTCAAGCAAAAATAGAAGCTCTGCAAGCCGATAATGACTTTACTAATGAGCGGCTGACTGCTTTACAAG ACAAGATCATAGATGAAGGACATCTAAccaaagaggaagaaacaaagcttttgaaag AGAACCAAGCACGAGTCAAAGAATCAAATGATTTTTCTGACACTCTTAGCCcgagcaaagaaaaaagcagcGACGACACTACAG atgctCAAATGGATGACCAAGATCTAAATGAACCTATTGTCAAAGTAGCTCTTCTAAAAG ATGAATTGCAGGGTGCACAATCAGAGACTGAGGCTAAGCAAGAAATTCAGCAACTGCACAAGGATCTGATTGAAGCCCAAGAGCTAGCTAGGACAAGTaaacaaaaatgctttgaaCTTCAAG CTCTcctggaagaagagagaaaagcatATCGAGTGCAAGTTGAAGAATCCAATAAGCAAATAAATGCTCTGCAAG CTCAGTTGCGAAGGTTACAAGAAGAAATTGAGAATCTTCgcaaggaaaaggagaatgaaATTTCAAGCACTCGAAATGAATTAGTCAGTGCTCAAAATGAGATTCTGTCACTTCAAAAAGtagcagaaaaagcagcatcCGAACGAGACACAGATATTTCTGCATTGCAAACTGAGCTGCAGACTGTGCGAACGGAGCTGGAACGGTGGAGGAAAGATGCCTCGgattatgaaaaagaaattgtcaATCTGCAAGCCAGTTTTCAGCTCAGATGCCAgcagtgtgaggagcagcagaaggaggAGGCCTCTCGCCTAAAAG GTGAACTTGAAAAGTTGAAGGCAGAGTGGATTGCTCTGGAAGCTGAATGTGTTAaactgaggaaggaaaatacTTCACTTACATCTGAACTTCAGCGACAAGAGAAGGAGCTTTCCAG ctctcAGAAACAGAGTTTAGCACTAACCAGTGATATAAGTGTCCTTGAAATGTCTCGAAAGGAGCTTGAAAATCAGATGGGATCTTTGAGAGAAAAACATCAGCGGGATGCAGCCAGTCTGAAAACTCAACTGAGTGAAGCTGAAAGTCAAGCAAAAGATTTTCAGAAGGAG TATGAAAGAACACAGACTATGCTCTCGGAGCTGAAGGCAAAGTATGAGGTGGCAGAACAACAAAACCAGTCACTGGCAGAAGAGCTCAAACAATGTAAAGAAAACCTGAAGCTGCTacatgaaaaaggaaacaat CCTTCCATATTACAACCCGTCCCAGCCGTATTCATCGGCCTAATCCTGGCTTTCCTGTATTGGTGTTACGGCCCATTGTGGTAG
- the SLMAP gene encoding sarcolemmal membrane-associated protein isoform X13, with the protein MPSALAIFTCRPNSHPFQERHVYLDEPVKIGRSVARCRPAQNNATFDCKVLSRNHALVWFDHKTGKFYLQDTKSSNGTFINSQRLSRGSEESPPCEIMSGDVIQFGVDVTENTRKVTHGCIVSTIKLFLPDGMEARFRSDVIHAPLPSPVDKVAANTPSMYSQELFQLSQYLQEALHREQMLEQKLATLQRLLAVTQEASDTSWQALIDEDRLLSRLEVMGNQLQACSKNQTEDSIRKELIALQEDKHNYETTAKESLRRVLQEKIEVVRKLSEVERSLSNTEDECTHLKEMNERTQEELRELANKYNGAVNEIKDLSDKLKVAEGRQEEIQQKGLAEKKELQHKIDEMEEREQELQAKIEALQADNDFTNERLTALQVRLEHLQEKTLKEHNSLGVQVDDFIPKINGSTEKEHFLSKSGGDCTFIHQFIECQNKIIDEGHLTKEEETKLLKENQARVKESNDFSDTLSPSKEKSSDDTTDAQMDDQDLNEPIVKVALLKALLEEERKAYRVQVEESNKQINALQAQLRRLQEEIENLRKEKENEISSTRNELVSAQNEILSLQKVAEKAASERDTDISALQTELQTVRTELERWRKDASDYEKEIVNLQASFQLRCQQCEEQQKEEASRLKGELEKLKAEWIALEAECVKLRKENTSLTSELQRQEKELSSSQKQSLALTSDISVLEMSRKELENQMGSLREKHQRDAASLKTQLSEAESQAKDFQKEYERTQTMLSELKAKYEVAEQQNQSLAEELKQCKENLKLLHEKGNNPSILQPVPAVFIGLILAFLYWCYGPLW; encoded by the exons ttctaTCTTCAAGACACTAAAAGTAGTAATGGTACCTTTATTAATAGTCAGAGACTGAGTAGAGGATCTGAGGAAAGCCCACCATGTGAAATTATGTCAGGTGATGTCATCCAGTTTGGTGTAGACGTGACAGAGAACACACGGAAAG tTACCCATGGATGTATAGTCTCCACAATCAAACTGTTCCTTCCAGATGGAATGGAAGCTCGATTCCGATCAGA tgtTATCCATGCTCCATTACCAAGTCCTGTTGACAAG GTTGCTGCTAACACTCCCAGTATGTATTCTCAGGAATTGTTTCAGCTTTCACAGTATCTACAA GAAGCCTTACATCGGGAACAAATGTTGGAACAGAAGCTGGCAACCCTTCAGCGACTACTTGCTGTCACACAAGAGGCTTCAGATACTAGTTGGCAG gCTTTAATAGATGAAGACAGGCTGCTATCGAGACTAGAGGTTATGGGAAATCAGTTACAGGCTTGTTCAAAG AATCAAACAGAAGACAGTATACGAAAAGAGCTTATAGCATTACAGGAGGACAAACACAACTATGAGACAACAGCCAAAGAGTCCCTGAGGCGGGTCCTTCAGGAGAAAATTGAAGTGGTCAGAAAATTGTCTGAAGTGGAG CGGAGTTTAAGTAATACAGAAGATGAATGTACACACCTGAAAGAAATGAATGAGCGGACTCAGGAAGAATTAAGGGAATTAGCTAATAAGTACAATGGAGctgtaaatgaaattaaagatcTTTCTGACAAGCTAAAG GTAGCAGAAGGAAGACAAGAAGAAATCCAACAAAAAGGACTGGCTGAGAAAAAGGAATTGCAGCATAAAATAGAtgaaatggaagaaagagaGCAAGAGCTTCAAGCAAAAATAGAAGCTCTGCAAGCCGATAATGACTTTACTAATGAGCGGCTGACTGCTTTACAAG TACGGTTAGAACACCTTCAAGAGAAAACTCTTAAAGAACACAACAGCTTAG GCGTACAAGTTGACGACTTCATACCTAAAATTAATGGGAGCACAGAAAAAG AGCACTTTCTTTCAAAGAGTGGAGGGGACTGCACTTTTATTCATCAGTTCATAGAATGTCAGA ACAAGATCATAGATGAAGGACATCTAAccaaagaggaagaaacaaagcttttgaaag AGAACCAAGCACGAGTCAAAGAATCAAATGATTTTTCTGACACTCTTAGCCcgagcaaagaaaaaagcagcGACGACACTACAG atgctCAAATGGATGACCAAGATCTAAATGAACCTATTGTCAAAGTAGCTCTTCTAAAAG CTCTcctggaagaagagagaaaagcatATCGAGTGCAAGTTGAAGAATCCAATAAGCAAATAAATGCTCTGCAAG CTCAGTTGCGAAGGTTACAAGAAGAAATTGAGAATCTTCgcaaggaaaaggagaatgaaATTTCAAGCACTCGAAATGAATTAGTCAGTGCTCAAAATGAGATTCTGTCACTTCAAAAAGtagcagaaaaagcagcatcCGAACGAGACACAGATATTTCTGCATTGCAAACTGAGCTGCAGACTGTGCGAACGGAGCTGGAACGGTGGAGGAAAGATGCCTCGgattatgaaaaagaaattgtcaATCTGCAAGCCAGTTTTCAGCTCAGATGCCAgcagtgtgaggagcagcagaaggaggAGGCCTCTCGCCTAAAAG GTGAACTTGAAAAGTTGAAGGCAGAGTGGATTGCTCTGGAAGCTGAATGTGTTAaactgaggaaggaaaatacTTCACTTACATCTGAACTTCAGCGACAAGAGAAGGAGCTTTCCAG ctctcAGAAACAGAGTTTAGCACTAACCAGTGATATAAGTGTCCTTGAAATGTCTCGAAAGGAGCTTGAAAATCAGATGGGATCTTTGAGAGAAAAACATCAGCGGGATGCAGCCAGTCTGAAAACTCAACTGAGTGAAGCTGAAAGTCAAGCAAAAGATTTTCAGAAGGAG TATGAAAGAACACAGACTATGCTCTCGGAGCTGAAGGCAAAGTATGAGGTGGCAGAACAACAAAACCAGTCACTGGCAGAAGAGCTCAAACAATGTAAAGAAAACCTGAAGCTGCTacatgaaaaaggaaacaat CCTTCCATATTACAACCCGTCCCAGCCGTATTCATCGGCCTAATCCTGGCTTTCCTGTATTGGTGTTACGGCCCATTGTGGTAG